The Thermodesulfovibrionales bacterium region GAAGGCACCGAAGGTGCAGTTCTAGTTCCGAACCTATGGCAGGGAAGTATCGGTCATGGGAGTAGCTGGATGATGAAGAGGTTTCTCTTCCTCGTCATTCTTGCTTTCCTGCTCTGCCCCATTTCCGCTAATGCCTTCGATCTGCCGAAACTCGAGGGCCATGTCAATGATTACGCCAGCATGATATCTCCTCAGGCGAGGGCCGAACTCGAGCGGGAACTGAAGGCCTTTGAACAGACTGACTCGACGCAGATAGTAATTCTGACTGTTCCCTCACTCGATGGATATCCGATCGAAGAATTCGGAATCAAGGTAGCAGAGGCCTGGAAGATAGGGCAGAAGGGCAAAGACAACGGCGTAATCTTCATCGCAGCGAAACAGGATAGAAAGGTGAGAATAGAGGTGGGTCGGGGCCTCGAAGGGAAGCTCACGGACCTCATGGCAGGCAGGATTATCGACCTTGTGGTAAAACCGCGGTTTAAAAGAGGCGATTTTGACGGAGGGTTTCTTGCGGGTGTCTCCGCGCTCATCGATGCTACACGCGGGGAGTTCAAGGCCGAAGGAGAGCACCGCGCCACGAGACATGAAGGTTCTTCGCGTTTCGCCACCTTCCTCATTTTTGGCGGAATCCTTCTCCTCATCCTCGGAAGCATCTCGCGCATCCTGGGCGGAGTAGCAGGCGCGGTGGGACTGCCCGCGATCGTTGCCCTATCCGGAATTTCTTCCGGTCTCGTGATCCTCATTATTCTTGCCGTTCTCGGATTCGGCGCGGGGCTCATACTCCCCCTCCTCTTTTCTGCCGGAAGGTCTTCCCGGGGAGGTGGGTTCGGACCCGGCGGAGGGTTTTTCGGAACGGGAGGGGGAGGCGGCGATTTCGGCGGGGGAGGCTTCAGCGGAGGCGGTGGTGATTTCGGCGGAGGAGGGGCGTCAGGAGACTGGTGATGAAACACGGGTTAAAGGCAGAAAGGTTTTTTACTGCGGAAGAAAAAAAACGGATTAGAGAGACGACCCGCGATGTCGAATCCCGGACGATCGGAGAGATAGCCGTCATGGTCGTTGAAAGCAGCGACCACTATTTTGAGGCGGAGATTGTGGGCGCGATACTCCTTTCGAGCCTTCTGTCTCTCGCGGTGACTGTGTCATATTTCCATTCGTCGGTCTGGTTCTATGTACCCCTGAACTTTCTGTTCTTTTTCCCGGCACGCCTTCTCTTTCAGAAAGTGCATTCGCTAAAAGTGGCATTCACGGGCTTGCACAGGAGGGAACATGCCGTGCGGCTCAGGGCGGTCCGGGCGTTCTATGAAAAGGGGCTTTACAAGACGAGAAAAAATACCGGCATCCTCTTTTTCATTTCCCTCTTCGAAAGAAAGGTGAGGGTTCTTGCCGACAGCGGAATCCATGAGAAGATCGGTCAGGAGACACTCGACAGATTGGCGAAGACGGTCTCTCAGGGCATACGGGACGGTCGGGCCTCTGACGCCCTCTGCGAAGCGATTAAGGCTGCGGGTGCGCTGCTCGAAAAGCATTTCCCGCTCACGCCCGGAGACACGAACGAACTCTCAGACGCCGTAATGACCGAATGAAATGACTTCTTTTGGCAGTCTTCGCCTGTGCTATAATGGGCGTCAGAGAAGACGTAACGACCGGGAGAGATGAAGCCCCTTCCCCAAGGATCTGATATGACACACGAAAAAAAGGAACTGACCGACATATTACGGAAGATACTTCTCAAGCTCGATATGCTCTTCCACGTCATCGCAGCCGTGCTGCTGCTCATCGCATGCACGTTCATCTTCTATTATGCCGTTCTCAATATTCTGAGTCCCACCCGCGACTCGATCATACACCTCGTCAACGATGTGCTCCTGGCACTCATCATCCTCGAGCTCCTCTGGACCGTAATCAGGTGGCTGAAGAAACAGAAATTCATCCTCGGTCCCTTCTTCGCGATCGGCATCATCGCGGCATTGAGGAGGATACTCCTCGTAGAGGCCCAGACGTCGTATCTGGAACACGTGCCCTACGAAAAGCTCTATGAGATCGGACTCAGCGCTGTCATCATCATCATCCTCATGATAGCTTATTACATCTCTATCAAGGCGGATAAATTAGAGCAGCAGGACTGAAGAGGAGGAATATATATGGCTGAAGAACACACCTTTGACATTGTCTGTAGCATCGATCTCCAGGAAGTATCGAATGCCGTAAATCAGGCGATGAAGGAGATAGGCCAGAGGTTCGACTTTAAAGGGAGTAAGAGCAACATCGAACTCGACAAGGGCAAGGGACTCATCACCCTCGCGTCGGATGACGAGCCGAAATTGCGGAGCGTCATCGATATCCTCCAGTCAAAACTCGTAAAGCGAGGGATTTCGCTGAAGGCCCTCTCTTACGGAAAAGTGGAGGAGGCAGCGGGGAGCACCGTCAGACAGGTCATAACGCTCCAGCAGGGAATCCCTCAGGATAAGGCCAAGGAAATCGTGAAAATGATAAAGGATAGGAAGCTGAAGGTGAATGCAGAGATACAAAAGGACCAGGTACGGGTGAAGGGAAAAAATATCGACGATCTGCAGGCCCTCATCGCCATGCTCAAAGAAAAGGACTTCGGGATCCATCTCCAGTTCACGAATTATCGATGAGTCTCTGATCTCTTTTTTCCCTTTGAATGAGCGGGGAAGACATATGAAGACATATCTTGAATTATACCTTGACAAAGATTATTCGTTTGGGTTAGTCTATCGGACGTTCTTTGAAATGGCTAAAAATGTGCGTAGTAAACCTGTTGATTTTTGAGTAAACCAGTATCAAATGAGAGTTTGATCCTGGCTCAGAACGAACGCTGGCGGCGTGCCTAACACATGCAAGTCGAACGGGGTTAAGATAGGGACTGGGCATCAGGGATCGGGGAAGAGAGGCGGATTCCTGGTATCGAGTCCCTGTCTTAACTTAGTGGCGGACGGGTGAGTAACACGTAGGTAACCTACCCTTGAGAGGGGGACAACCCCGCGAAAGC contains the following coding sequences:
- a CDS encoding TPM domain-containing protein, which produces MMKRFLFLVILAFLLCPISANAFDLPKLEGHVNDYASMISPQARAELERELKAFEQTDSTQIVILTVPSLDGYPIEEFGIKVAEAWKIGQKGKDNGVIFIAAKQDRKVRIEVGRGLEGKLTDLMAGRIIDLVVKPRFKRGDFDGGFLAGVSALIDATRGEFKAEGEHRATRHEGSSRFATFLIFGGILLLILGSISRILGGVAGAVGLPAIVALSGISSGLVILIILAVLGFGAGLILPLLFSAGRSSRGGGFGPGGGFFGTGGGGGDFGGGGFSGGGGDFGGGGASGDW
- a CDS encoding TPM domain-containing protein produces the protein MKHGLKAERFFTAEEKKRIRETTRDVESRTIGEIAVMVVESSDHYFEAEIVGAILLSSLLSLAVTVSYFHSSVWFYVPLNFLFFFPARLLFQKVHSLKVAFTGLHRREHAVRLRAVRAFYEKGLYKTRKNTGILFFISLFERKVRVLADSGIHEKIGQETLDRLAKTVSQGIRDGRASDALCEAIKAAGALLEKHFPLTPGDTNELSDAVMTE
- a CDS encoding phosphate-starvation-inducible PsiE family protein is translated as MTHEKKELTDILRKILLKLDMLFHVIAAVLLLIACTFIFYYAVLNILSPTRDSIIHLVNDVLLALIILELLWTVIRWLKKQKFILGPFFAIGIIAALRRILLVEAQTSYLEHVPYEKLYEIGLSAVIIIILMIAYYISIKADKLEQQD
- a CDS encoding YajQ family cyclic di-GMP-binding protein — encoded protein: MAEEHTFDIVCSIDLQEVSNAVNQAMKEIGQRFDFKGSKSNIELDKGKGLITLASDDEPKLRSVIDILQSKLVKRGISLKALSYGKVEEAAGSTVRQVITLQQGIPQDKAKEIVKMIKDRKLKVNAEIQKDQVRVKGKNIDDLQALIAMLKEKDFGIHLQFTNYR